A genomic region of Pelodiscus sinensis isolate JC-2024 chromosome 1, ASM4963464v1, whole genome shotgun sequence contains the following coding sequences:
- the LOC102451440 gene encoding olfactory receptor 52E2-like yields MADPNTTAFTNPSTFILLGIRGLEMSHVWIATLFCILYFIAILVNFAILYIVKTEPSLHEPVYYFLCMLAVTDLVLSTSTIPQILANFWFSSREISFSACLTQMFFIHGFSVIESGIFVAMALDRYWPYCKTNIIISTQCEHMAVVKLACGNTLISSYYGLFVLSCRIGLDVFFIILSYIQILRAIFRLPTKEAQLKTFRTCSSHICLILAFYFPAIFGSLASRLGSNLSSHFHVFISSVYLLVPPILNPIIYGVMTKQIRDRLLRLFTPKVTKVFSSHTAACHTELPGVLASDMVLFPGTLTGQSKKL; encoded by the exons ATGGCGGATCCCAACACAACCgccttcaccaacccctccaccttcatcttaCTGGGCATTCGTGGCCTAGAAATGAGCCATGTCTGGATCGCCACCCTCTTCTGCATCCTGTACTTCATCGCCATCTTAGTAAACTTTGCCATCCTATATATTGTGAAGACGGAGCCCAGTCTCCATGAGCCcgtgtactatttcctctgcatgctggctgtcaccgACCTGGTGTTGTCCACCAGCACCATACCCCAAATTCTGGCAAACTTCTGGTTCAGTTCCAGAGAGATcagtttcagtgcctgcctcacccagatgtttttCATTCACGGCTTCTCAGTGATtgagtctgggatcttcgtggcaATGGCTTTGgatcgctat TGGCCGTATTGCAAAACCAACATCATCATCAGCACTCAGTGTGAGCACATGGCCGTGGTGAAACTGGCCTGTGGCAACACCCTCAtcagtagttactacggcctcttCGTACTGTCCTGTAGGATCGGTCTGGACGTGTTTTTCATTATTCTGTCCTATattcagatcctcagggccatcttcagactTCCCACAAAGGAAGCCCAGCTCAAGACTTTTCGGACTTGCAGCTCGCACATCTGTCTCATATTAGCCTTTTACTTCCCAGCTATATTTGGCTCCCTGGCATCCCGTTTGGGCAGCAACTTGTCCTCTCATTTCCACGTTTTCATTTCCAGTGTCTACCTCCTGGTTCCCCCCATACttaaccccatcatctacggtgTGATGACtaaacagatccgggacaggctgctccgGCTCTTTACCCCTAAAGTAACTAAAGTTTTCTCCTCTCATACAGCTGCCTGTCATACAGAGCTCCCTGGAGTGTTGGCCAGTGACATGGTGCTATTTCCTGGAACACTGACTGGCCAATCAAAGAAACTTTAA